CGTAGGCGAGGTCCGCGCCGCAGGGCGGTTCGTGGCCGTCGAAGCACGCGTCGAGGTCGTCGTCGGGATCGATCGCGGCATCGGCTCCGAGCGAGACCGACAGCGCCCGTCGGCGCTCGTAGCCGTCGACGGTGACCAGCGTTTCGAGCGGGAGTTCGGCGAGTAACGCCGTCGTAAGAAGGCCGACGACGCCCTGACCGAACACCGCGACGCGCTCGCCGATCGCGGGCCGCCCATCCAACAGGAAGTTGACCGCGGCCTCGGCGTTCGCCAGCAGCGCGGCCTCGGCGTCCGAGAGGGCTTCGGAAACCTCGCGGAGCTCTGCCGGCGTGGTGACGAAGTGACTCTCGTGCGGGTTGAACCCGAACACCCGGCGATCGAGCCACGCGTCGTCGACGTTCGCTCCGACGGCCGTCACCCGGCCGACGGCCGCGTAGCCGTACTGGAGCGGGTACTCGAAGTCGCCGTCGAGCGCGTCGATCGATTCGTCGGCCGCCATCGATTCGGGCACCTCGCCGCGGTACACCAGCAGCTCCGTACCGGCACTGATCGCCGACGCGGCCGTGCGGACCCGCACCTCCCCGTTGGCCGGCTCCGGGACCGCCGTCTCGCGGAGTTCGAGCGCGTTCGGATCGGTGAAGTACAGCGAGCGCGCCGTCATCGGCGTTCCCGACCACGGTCGAGCGCCTGGCCTCGCGACGAGTCATCGAACGGCC
The Halococcus saccharolyticus DSM 5350 DNA segment above includes these coding regions:
- a CDS encoding zinc-dependent alcohol dehydrogenase; the protein is MTARSLYFTDPNALELRETAVPEPANGEVRVRTAASAISAGTELLVYRGEVPESMAADESIDALDGDFEYPLQYGYAAVGRVTAVGANVDDAWLDRRVFGFNPHESHFVTTPAELREVSEALSDAEAALLANAEAAVNFLLDGRPAIGERVAVFGQGVVGLLTTALLAELPLETLVTVDGYERRRALSVSLGADAAIDPDDDLDACFDGHEPPCGADLAYELSGEPDALDNAIGVVGTAGQVVIGSWYGTKPVALDLGGEFHRSRIRLQSSQVSTVDPVDRGRWSKDRRLGEACRLLERIDAERLITHRVPIGRADDAYRLLDERPREAVGVLLTY